One segment of Panicum virgatum strain AP13 chromosome 3K, P.virgatum_v5, whole genome shotgun sequence DNA contains the following:
- the LOC120700966 gene encoding uncharacterized protein LOC120700966, translating to MAVSSSSGSNFIDYPSSPSSSSSSVSSLDSISESREPMLEYDPTAAYEALAPLHWDAEEFDFGIISKDDEPKTDGEDLRLLFQEEPESGSDEGFSWDGADSSSEEEIGSSSSGDDPTDGNNFLFLGSSEEDSEEERSGGGGWSSDAETGGGSSAAAAAADSDGDDNSNGGDAPARSPKCRRY from the coding sequence ATGGCGGTCTCTTCCTCATCCGGCTCCAACTTCATCGACtatccttcttccccttcttcttcaagctcctccgTCTCCTCCCTCGACTCTATTTCTGAGAGCCGGGAACCGATGCTGGAGTACGACCCGACGGCAGCGTACGAGGCGCTCGCTCccctgcactgggatgcagaggagttcgacttcgggatcaTCTCCAAAGACGACGAGCCCAAAACCGATGGCGAAGACCTCcgactcctgttccaggaggaaccGGAGAGCGGCAGTGACGAGGGCTTTTCCTGGGACGGAGCtgattcctcctcggaagaggagatcggctcaTCCTCTAGTGGAGACGACCCGACGGATGGGAACAACTTCCTGTTCCTTGGGTCCTCCGAAGAGGACAGTGAAGAAgaacgcagcggcggcggcggttggagCAGCGACGCCGAGACTGGTGGCGgcagcagtgccgccgccgccgccgccgacagcgacggcgacgacaaTAGCAACGGCGGAGATGCACCGGCGCGAAGCCCAAAgtgccgtaggtactag
- the LOC120699367 gene encoding fruit protein pKIWI502-like, with protein sequence MASAAAISTLLRPPRVHPARVASASPLPMHALPFLPRRPGSLATVRAVQTQQGAAVAGSSGATQRSWTSAPVAAVAAATEDESIFLVTVDLSGAPALVDAYTTPGQYLMARVPSQKLSPAYMCISSAPRSGLQFDLLVKPVPGTTSEQLCKLGVGDAVELGPVMGRGFAIQHINPPAAAETMFLFAVGMGISPIRALIEFGFAASERKDVRLYYAAKDLQSMPYQERFNNWEQTGVKVVQLTQQFQQSFLEQNLGEKTVNPLSTGAVIVAPSSSQEVITGVLLDFGVPHEKILTIEWSPEDPFASKV encoded by the exons ATGGCATCCGCGGCCGCCATCTCCACGCTCCTGAGGCCTCCCCGCGTCCACCCCGCCCGCGTCGCCTCCGCCTCTCCACTCCCGATGCACgcgctccccttcctccctcgccgccccgGCTCCCTGGCCACGGTCCGCGCCGTCCAAACGCAgcagggcgccgccgtcgccggaagTAGTGGCGCCACCCAGCGCTCCTGGACCAGTgcgcccgtcgccgccgtcgccgctgccacCGAGGACGAGTCCATCTTCCTCGTCACCGTCGACCTCTCCGGCGCCCCGGCCCTGGTGGACGCGTACACGACCCCGGGGCAGTACCTCATGGCCCGCGTCCCCTCGCAGAAGCTCTCTCCGGCGTACATGTGCATCTCCTCGGCGCCTCGCTCGGGGCTCCAGTTCGATCTGCTCGTCAAGCCCGTGCCAGGGACCACCTCGGAGCAGCTGTGCAAGCTCGGCGTCGGGGACGCTGTGGAGCTCGGGCCCGTCATGGGGCGCGGGTTCGCCATCCAGCACATAaatccgccggcggccgcggagacCATGTTCCTGTTCGCTGTCGGGATGGGGATCAG TCCGATTCGTGCACTTATCGAGTTTGGTTTTGCTGCCTCTGAAAGAAAAGATGTGAGACTTTATTATGCTGCCAAAGATCTGCAATCTATGCCATACCAG GAGCGTTTCAACAATTGGGAGCAAACTGGAGTTAAAGTAGTACAGCTCACACAACAATTTCAG CAATCTTTCTTGGAACAGAACCTGGGTGAGAAAACAGTAAATCCACTTTCTACTGGAGCTGTAATTGTGGCACCGTCTTCATCGCAAGAG GTAATCACCGGAGTCCTTTTAGACTTTGGCGTGCCACATGAAAAAATCTTAACGATCGAGTGGTCTCCTGAGGATCCTTTTGCCTCCAAAGTCTAG